A genomic region of Pseudorca crassidens isolate mPseCra1 chromosome 10, mPseCra1.hap1, whole genome shotgun sequence contains the following coding sequences:
- the NME6 gene encoding nucleoside diphosphate kinase 6 isoform X1: MRMYNRGSELRSSGREMTSILRSPQALQLTLALIKPDAVAHPLILEAVHQQILSNKFLIVRMRELLWRKEDCQKFYQEHEGCKLESLDSDPGRFFYQRLVEFMASGPIRAYILAHKDAIQLWRTVMGPTRVFRARHVAPDSIRGSFGLTDTRNTTHGSDSVVSASREIAAFFPDFSEQRWYEEEEPQLRCGPVRYNPEGGIHFAAGTGGPGPT; encoded by the exons ATGAGAATGTATAACAGGGGAAGTGAACTAAGATCTAGTGG GAGGGAGATGACCTCGATATTACGGAGCCCTCAGGCTCTCCAGCTTACTCTGGCTCTGATTAAGCCTGATGCAGTTGCTCACCCACTGATTCTGGAG GCTGTTCATCAGCAGATTCTGAGCAACAAGTTCCTTATTGTACGAATGAGAGAACTTCTGTGGAGAAAGGAAGATTGCCAGAAGTTTTACCAAGAGCATGAAG GTTGCAAGTTGGAGAGCCTGGATTCAGACCCAG GGCGTTTTTTCTATCAGCGGCTGGTGGAGTTCATGGCCAG TGGGCCAATCCGAGCCTACATCCTCGCCCACAAGGATGCCATCCAGCTCTGGAGGACAGTGATGGGACCCACCAGAGTGTTTCGAGCACGCCACGTGGCCCCAGATTCAATTCGTGGGAGTTTCGGCCTCACTGACACCCGTAATACAACCCATGGCTCAG ACTCTGTGGTTTCAGCCAGTAGAGAGATCGCAGCCTTCTTTCCCGACTTCAGTGAACAGCGCTGGTATGAGGAAGAGGAGCCCCAGTTGCGCTGTGGCCCTGTGCGCTACAATCCAGAGGGAGGCATCCACTTTGCAGCTGGAACAGGAGGCCCAGGGCCAACCTGA
- the NME6 gene encoding nucleoside diphosphate kinase 6 isoform X4 has protein sequence MRMYNRGSELRSSGREMTSILRSPQALQLTLALIKPDAVAHPLILEAVHQQILSNKFLIVRMRELLWRKEDCQKFYQEHEGRFFYQRLVEFMASGPIRAYILAHKDAIQLWRTVMGPTRVFRARHVAPDSIRGSFGLTDTRNTTHGSDSVVSASREIAAFFPDFSEQRWYEEEEPQLRCGPVRYNPEGGIHFAAGTGGPGPT, from the exons ATGAGAATGTATAACAGGGGAAGTGAACTAAGATCTAGTGG GAGGGAGATGACCTCGATATTACGGAGCCCTCAGGCTCTCCAGCTTACTCTGGCTCTGATTAAGCCTGATGCAGTTGCTCACCCACTGATTCTGGAG GCTGTTCATCAGCAGATTCTGAGCAACAAGTTCCTTATTGTACGAATGAGAGAACTTCTGTGGAGAAAGGAAGATTGCCAGAAGTTTTACCAAGAGCATGAAG GGCGTTTTTTCTATCAGCGGCTGGTGGAGTTCATGGCCAG TGGGCCAATCCGAGCCTACATCCTCGCCCACAAGGATGCCATCCAGCTCTGGAGGACAGTGATGGGACCCACCAGAGTGTTTCGAGCACGCCACGTGGCCCCAGATTCAATTCGTGGGAGTTTCGGCCTCACTGACACCCGTAATACAACCCATGGCTCAG ACTCTGTGGTTTCAGCCAGTAGAGAGATCGCAGCCTTCTTTCCCGACTTCAGTGAACAGCGCTGGTATGAGGAAGAGGAGCCCCAGTTGCGCTGTGGCCCTGTGCGCTACAATCCAGAGGGAGGCATCCACTTTGCAGCTGGAACAGGAGGCCCAGGGCCAACCTGA
- the NME6 gene encoding nucleoside diphosphate kinase 6 isoform X2, which produces MTSILRSPQALQLTLALIKPDAVAHPLILEAVHQQILSNKFLIVRMRELLWRKEDCQKFYQEHEGSQKYKKFSWHQCLDEGTLFAGRFFYQRLVEFMASGPIRAYILAHKDAIQLWRTVMGPTRVFRARHVAPDSIRGSFGLTDTRNTTHGSDSVVSASREIAAFFPDFSEQRWYEEEEPQLRCGPVRYNPEGGIHFAAGTGGPGPT; this is translated from the exons ATGACCTCGATATTACGGAGCCCTCAGGCTCTCCAGCTTACTCTGGCTCTGATTAAGCCTGATGCAGTTGCTCACCCACTGATTCTGGAG GCTGTTCATCAGCAGATTCTGAGCAACAAGTTCCTTATTGTACGAATGAGAGAACTTCTGTGGAGAAAGGAAGATTGCCAGAAGTTTTACCAAGAGCATGAAG GGAGTCAGAAGTATAAAAAGTTCTCTTGGCACCAGTGTCTTGATGAAGGTACTCTCTTTGCAGGGCGTTTTTTCTATCAGCGGCTGGTGGAGTTCATGGCCAG TGGGCCAATCCGAGCCTACATCCTCGCCCACAAGGATGCCATCCAGCTCTGGAGGACAGTGATGGGACCCACCAGAGTGTTTCGAGCACGCCACGTGGCCCCAGATTCAATTCGTGGGAGTTTCGGCCTCACTGACACCCGTAATACAACCCATGGCTCAG ACTCTGTGGTTTCAGCCAGTAGAGAGATCGCAGCCTTCTTTCCCGACTTCAGTGAACAGCGCTGGTATGAGGAAGAGGAGCCCCAGTTGCGCTGTGGCCCTGTGCGCTACAATCCAGAGGGAGGCATCCACTTTGCAGCTGGAACAGGAGGCCCAGGGCCAACCTGA
- the NME6 gene encoding nucleoside diphosphate kinase 6 isoform X3, translating to MPEGPRLSRRLAIAVPGGRPARREHQAVHQQILSNKFLIVRMRELLWRKEDCQKFYQEHEGSQKYKKFSWHQCLDEGTLFAGRFFYQRLVEFMASGPIRAYILAHKDAIQLWRTVMGPTRVFRARHVAPDSIRGSFGLTDTRNTTHGSDSVVSASREIAAFFPDFSEQRWYEEEEPQLRCGPVRYNPEGGIHFAAGTGGPGPT from the exons ATGCCTGAAGGACCCCGCTTGAGCCGAAGGCTAGCTATCGCAGTGCCTGGTGGCCGGCCTGCGCGGCGGGAGCATCAG GCTGTTCATCAGCAGATTCTGAGCAACAAGTTCCTTATTGTACGAATGAGAGAACTTCTGTGGAGAAAGGAAGATTGCCAGAAGTTTTACCAAGAGCATGAAG GGAGTCAGAAGTATAAAAAGTTCTCTTGGCACCAGTGTCTTGATGAAGGTACTCTCTTTGCAGGGCGTTTTTTCTATCAGCGGCTGGTGGAGTTCATGGCCAG TGGGCCAATCCGAGCCTACATCCTCGCCCACAAGGATGCCATCCAGCTCTGGAGGACAGTGATGGGACCCACCAGAGTGTTTCGAGCACGCCACGTGGCCCCAGATTCAATTCGTGGGAGTTTCGGCCTCACTGACACCCGTAATACAACCCATGGCTCAG ACTCTGTGGTTTCAGCCAGTAGAGAGATCGCAGCCTTCTTTCCCGACTTCAGTGAACAGCGCTGGTATGAGGAAGAGGAGCCCCAGTTGCGCTGTGGCCCTGTGCGCTACAATCCAGAGGGAGGCATCCACTTTGCAGCTGGAACAGGAGGCCCAGGGCCAACCTGA
- the NME6 gene encoding nucleoside diphosphate kinase 6 isoform X6 — MPEGPRLSRRLAIAVPGGRPARREHQAVHQQILSNKFLIVRMRELLWRKEDCQKFYQEHEGRFFYQRLVEFMASGPIRAYILAHKDAIQLWRTVMGPTRVFRARHVAPDSIRGSFGLTDTRNTTHGSDSVVSASREIAAFFPDFSEQRWYEEEEPQLRCGPVRYNPEGGIHFAAGTGGPGPT; from the exons ATGCCTGAAGGACCCCGCTTGAGCCGAAGGCTAGCTATCGCAGTGCCTGGTGGCCGGCCTGCGCGGCGGGAGCATCAG GCTGTTCATCAGCAGATTCTGAGCAACAAGTTCCTTATTGTACGAATGAGAGAACTTCTGTGGAGAAAGGAAGATTGCCAGAAGTTTTACCAAGAGCATGAAG GGCGTTTTTTCTATCAGCGGCTGGTGGAGTTCATGGCCAG TGGGCCAATCCGAGCCTACATCCTCGCCCACAAGGATGCCATCCAGCTCTGGAGGACAGTGATGGGACCCACCAGAGTGTTTCGAGCACGCCACGTGGCCCCAGATTCAATTCGTGGGAGTTTCGGCCTCACTGACACCCGTAATACAACCCATGGCTCAG ACTCTGTGGTTTCAGCCAGTAGAGAGATCGCAGCCTTCTTTCCCGACTTCAGTGAACAGCGCTGGTATGAGGAAGAGGAGCCCCAGTTGCGCTGTGGCCCTGTGCGCTACAATCCAGAGGGAGGCATCCACTTTGCAGCTGGAACAGGAGGCCCAGGGCCAACCTGA
- the NME6 gene encoding nucleoside diphosphate kinase 6 isoform X5 — protein sequence MPEGPRLSRRLAIAVPGGRPARREHQAVHQQILSNKFLIVRMRELLWRKEDCQKFYQEHEGCKLESLDSDPGRFFYQRLVEFMASGPIRAYILAHKDAIQLWRTVMGPTRVFRARHVAPDSIRGSFGLTDTRNTTHGSDSVVSASREIAAFFPDFSEQRWYEEEEPQLRCGPVRYNPEGGIHFAAGTGGPGPT from the exons ATGCCTGAAGGACCCCGCTTGAGCCGAAGGCTAGCTATCGCAGTGCCTGGTGGCCGGCCTGCGCGGCGGGAGCATCAG GCTGTTCATCAGCAGATTCTGAGCAACAAGTTCCTTATTGTACGAATGAGAGAACTTCTGTGGAGAAAGGAAGATTGCCAGAAGTTTTACCAAGAGCATGAAG GTTGCAAGTTGGAGAGCCTGGATTCAGACCCAG GGCGTTTTTTCTATCAGCGGCTGGTGGAGTTCATGGCCAG TGGGCCAATCCGAGCCTACATCCTCGCCCACAAGGATGCCATCCAGCTCTGGAGGACAGTGATGGGACCCACCAGAGTGTTTCGAGCACGCCACGTGGCCCCAGATTCAATTCGTGGGAGTTTCGGCCTCACTGACACCCGTAATACAACCCATGGCTCAG ACTCTGTGGTTTCAGCCAGTAGAGAGATCGCAGCCTTCTTTCCCGACTTCAGTGAACAGCGCTGGTATGAGGAAGAGGAGCCCCAGTTGCGCTGTGGCCCTGTGCGCTACAATCCAGAGGGAGGCATCCACTTTGCAGCTGGAACAGGAGGCCCAGGGCCAACCTGA